From a single Girardinichthys multiradiatus isolate DD_20200921_A chromosome 17, DD_fGirMul_XY1, whole genome shotgun sequence genomic region:
- the LOC124883315 gene encoding aryl hydrocarbon receptor nuclear translocator-like protein 2 isoform X3, whose product MSAGGSDGTADKPADQAAEEEEGPSQTGSAMPSVELPRKRKGELEERSETHVQQSLNFNLEDDLSRSGGEDQQVKMKCFREPHRQIEKRRRDKMNNLIDELSSMIPACQPMARKLDKLTVLRKAVQHLKALKAGASGAFADTKHKPCILPHDDLRHLLLRATDGFLLVVRCDRAKILFISESVSKILNFSKLELTGQSLFDFIHPKDIHKVKEQLSSSEMLPQQRLVDASTGDQVQVEPPVRPSHLATGDRRSFFCRMKHSRVAGKHEVKHSLPSVSKKKETYRYCTLHCTGYMRTWPSSQLDPEGDDADKETSSLTCLVTVCRLHPHVSHQPPKDVNVKATEFVTRCAIDGNFTFVDQQATTVIGYLPQEVLGTSCYEYFHQDDLQHLAGKHRQVLRSKEKIETQCYKFKTKHGSYVTLQSKWFSFTNPWTKEVEFIVSSNRVISGPGHTKDESEAVSSKSAQEDAKQIPEIPGLSTGVGTMIYSGSIGTQIANELVDTYRANSSPSSGASSPFGSVQEKCPQTSRSTSSREEEAGSSSHSQSQADSSREVAGSSAAPDGQEKKQISDVRLGGL is encoded by the exons ATCAAgctgcagaggaggaggaggggccAAGCCAAACAGGATCCGCGATGCCATCTGTTGAGCTGCCAAGGAAACGGAAAGGAGAGTTGGAGGAGAGGTCAGAAACCCATGTACA ACAGAGCCTCAACTTCAACTTGGAGGATGACCTCAGCAG ATCTGGGGGAGAGGATCAGCAAGtcaaaatgaaatgtttcag GGAGCCTCATCGGCAGATTGAAAAGCGGCGGAGGGACAAAATGAACAACCTCATTGACGAGCTTTCCTCCATGATTCCTGCCTGCCAGCCCATGGCACGAAAACTGGACAAGCTCACTGTGCTACGAAAAGCTGTACAACACCTGAAAGCCCTCAAAG CTGGGGCAAGCGGCGCCTTTGCAGACACCAAGCACAAGCCTTGCATCCTGCCTCATGACGACCTTAGGCACCTTCTGCTTAGG GCTACAGATGGCTTCCTGTTAGTTGTCAGGTGTGACCGGGCGAAAATCCTGTTCATCTCCGAGTCTGTCTCCAAGATCCTTAACTTCAGCAAG TTGGAGCTAACTGGGCAGAGCTTGTTCGATTTCATCCACCCAAAAGATATCCACAAGGTGAAGGAACAGCTTTCATCCTCAGAGATGCTCCCCCAGCAACGCCTCGTCGACGCATCAA CAGGGGATCAGGTCCAGGTGGAACCCCCTGTCAGGCCATCCCACTTGGCCACTGGAGATCGCCGATCCTTCTTCTGCCGTATGAAGCACAGTCGGGTCGCAGGGAAGCACGAAGTCAAGCACTCGCTGCCCAGCGTTTCTAAGAAGAAAG AAACATACAGATACTGTACCCTCCACTGCACCGGTTACATGCGGACTTGGCCGAGCAGCCAGTTGGACCCTGAGGGTGACGACGCAGATAAGGAGACCTCCAGCCTGACCTGCCTAGTGACGGTGTGCCGACTCCACCCACACGTTTCCCACCAGCCCCCAAAAGACGTCAACGTCAAAGCCACCGAGTTCGTAACTCGCTGTGCAATCGACGGCAACTTCACTTTTGTAGATCAACA AGCCACGACAGTTATTGGTTATTTGCCACAGGAAGTTCTTGGCACCTCCTGTTACGAGTACTTCCACCAGGATGACCTGCAGCATCTGGCAGGGAAGCACAGGCAAG TTCTTCGAAGCAAAGAGAAGATTGAGACACAATGCTACaagttcaaaacaaaacatggctcCTATGTAACGCTCCAAAGCAAGTGGTTTAGTTTCACAAATCCATGGACCAAAGAAGTCGAGTTTATCGTCTCTTCGAACAGGGTTATCTC GGGGCCTGGTCACACAAAAGATGAGAGCGAGGCCGTCAGCTCGAAATCGGCTCAGG AAGACGCAAAGCAAATCCCAGAAATTCCCGGCCTCTCCACTGGTGTGGGTACGATGATCTACTCAGGCAGCATAGGGACCCAAATCGCAAACGAGTTAGTTGACACCTACAG GGCAAACTCATCCCCATCAAGTGGAGCTTCAAGTCCTTTTGGCTCTGTCCAGGAAAAATGTCCACAGACCAGCAGGAGT ACTTCCAGCAGAGAGGAGGAAGCAGGCAGCTCTTCACACTCCCAGTCCCAGGCTGATTCCAGTAGAGAAGTAGCTGGAAGCAGCGCAGCGCCTGATGGTCAAg aaaaaaaacagatttcagaCGTCCGACTTGGTGGCTTGTAG
- the LOC124883315 gene encoding aryl hydrocarbon receptor nuclear translocator-like protein 2 isoform X2 — protein sequence MSAGGSDGTADKPADQAAEEEEGPSQTGSAMPSVELPRKRKGELEERQSLNFNLEDDLSRSGGEDQQVKMKCFREPHRQIEKRRRDKMNNLIDELSSMIPACQPMARKLDKLTVLRKAVQHLKALKAGASGAFADTKHKPCILPHDDLRHLLLRATDGFLLVVRCDRAKILFISESVSKILNFSKLELTGQSLFDFIHPKDIHKVKEQLSSSEMLPQQRLVDASTGDQVQVEPPVRPSHLATGDRRSFFCRMKHSRVAGKHEVKHSLPSVSKKKETYRYCTLHCTGYMRTWPSSQLDPEGDDADKETSSLTCLVTVCRLHPHVSHQPPKDVNVKATEFVTRCAIDGNFTFVDQQATTVIGYLPQEVLGTSCYEYFHQDDLQHLAGKHRQVLRSKEKIETQCYKFKTKHGSYVTLQSKWFSFTNPWTKEVEFIVSSNRVISGPGHTKDESEAVSSKSAQEDAKQIPEIPGLSTGVGTMIYSGSIGTQIANELVDTYRANSSPSSGASSPFGSVQEKCPQTSRSTSSREEEAGSSSHSQSQADSSREVAGSSAAPDGQGEPPQLDLDVLGLSSFSSDEAAMAVIMSLLETDVNMGQSGDFEDLHWPF from the exons ATCAAgctgcagaggaggaggaggggccAAGCCAAACAGGATCCGCGATGCCATCTGTTGAGCTGCCAAGGAAACGGAAAGGAGAGTTGGAGGAGAG ACAGAGCCTCAACTTCAACTTGGAGGATGACCTCAGCAG ATCTGGGGGAGAGGATCAGCAAGtcaaaatgaaatgtttcag GGAGCCTCATCGGCAGATTGAAAAGCGGCGGAGGGACAAAATGAACAACCTCATTGACGAGCTTTCCTCCATGATTCCTGCCTGCCAGCCCATGGCACGAAAACTGGACAAGCTCACTGTGCTACGAAAAGCTGTACAACACCTGAAAGCCCTCAAAG CTGGGGCAAGCGGCGCCTTTGCAGACACCAAGCACAAGCCTTGCATCCTGCCTCATGACGACCTTAGGCACCTTCTGCTTAGG GCTACAGATGGCTTCCTGTTAGTTGTCAGGTGTGACCGGGCGAAAATCCTGTTCATCTCCGAGTCTGTCTCCAAGATCCTTAACTTCAGCAAG TTGGAGCTAACTGGGCAGAGCTTGTTCGATTTCATCCACCCAAAAGATATCCACAAGGTGAAGGAACAGCTTTCATCCTCAGAGATGCTCCCCCAGCAACGCCTCGTCGACGCATCAA CAGGGGATCAGGTCCAGGTGGAACCCCCTGTCAGGCCATCCCACTTGGCCACTGGAGATCGCCGATCCTTCTTCTGCCGTATGAAGCACAGTCGGGTCGCAGGGAAGCACGAAGTCAAGCACTCGCTGCCCAGCGTTTCTAAGAAGAAAG AAACATACAGATACTGTACCCTCCACTGCACCGGTTACATGCGGACTTGGCCGAGCAGCCAGTTGGACCCTGAGGGTGACGACGCAGATAAGGAGACCTCCAGCCTGACCTGCCTAGTGACGGTGTGCCGACTCCACCCACACGTTTCCCACCAGCCCCCAAAAGACGTCAACGTCAAAGCCACCGAGTTCGTAACTCGCTGTGCAATCGACGGCAACTTCACTTTTGTAGATCAACA AGCCACGACAGTTATTGGTTATTTGCCACAGGAAGTTCTTGGCACCTCCTGTTACGAGTACTTCCACCAGGATGACCTGCAGCATCTGGCAGGGAAGCACAGGCAAG TTCTTCGAAGCAAAGAGAAGATTGAGACACAATGCTACaagttcaaaacaaaacatggctcCTATGTAACGCTCCAAAGCAAGTGGTTTAGTTTCACAAATCCATGGACCAAAGAAGTCGAGTTTATCGTCTCTTCGAACAGGGTTATCTC GGGGCCTGGTCACACAAAAGATGAGAGCGAGGCCGTCAGCTCGAAATCGGCTCAGG AAGACGCAAAGCAAATCCCAGAAATTCCCGGCCTCTCCACTGGTGTGGGTACGATGATCTACTCAGGCAGCATAGGGACCCAAATCGCAAACGAGTTAGTTGACACCTACAG GGCAAACTCATCCCCATCAAGTGGAGCTTCAAGTCCTTTTGGCTCTGTCCAGGAAAAATGTCCACAGACCAGCAGGAGT ACTTCCAGCAGAGAGGAGGAAGCAGGCAGCTCTTCACACTCCCAGTCCCAGGCTGATTCCAGTAGAGAAGTAGCTGGAAGCAGCGCAGCGCCTGATGGTCAAg GTGAGCCGCCCCAGCTGGACTTGGATGTCCTGGGGCTCAGCAGTTTCAGCAGTGACGAGGCAGCCATGGCCGTCATCATGAGCTTGCTGGAGACGGATGTGAACATGGGCCAATCGGGGGACTTTGAGGATTTACACTGGCCTTTCTAG
- the LOC124883315 gene encoding aryl hydrocarbon receptor nuclear translocator-like protein 2 isoform X1, whose protein sequence is MSAGGSDGTADKPADQAAEEEEGPSQTGSAMPSVELPRKRKGELEERSETHVQQSLNFNLEDDLSRSGGEDQQVKMKCFREPHRQIEKRRRDKMNNLIDELSSMIPACQPMARKLDKLTVLRKAVQHLKALKAGASGAFADTKHKPCILPHDDLRHLLLRATDGFLLVVRCDRAKILFISESVSKILNFSKLELTGQSLFDFIHPKDIHKVKEQLSSSEMLPQQRLVDASTGDQVQVEPPVRPSHLATGDRRSFFCRMKHSRVAGKHEVKHSLPSVSKKKETYRYCTLHCTGYMRTWPSSQLDPEGDDADKETSSLTCLVTVCRLHPHVSHQPPKDVNVKATEFVTRCAIDGNFTFVDQQATTVIGYLPQEVLGTSCYEYFHQDDLQHLAGKHRQVLRSKEKIETQCYKFKTKHGSYVTLQSKWFSFTNPWTKEVEFIVSSNRVISGPGHTKDESEAVSSKSAQEDAKQIPEIPGLSTGVGTMIYSGSIGTQIANELVDTYRANSSPSSGASSPFGSVQEKCPQTSRSTSSREEEAGSSSHSQSQADSSREVAGSSAAPDGQGEPPQLDLDVLGLSSFSSDEAAMAVIMSLLETDVNMGQSGDFEDLHWPF, encoded by the exons ATCAAgctgcagaggaggaggaggggccAAGCCAAACAGGATCCGCGATGCCATCTGTTGAGCTGCCAAGGAAACGGAAAGGAGAGTTGGAGGAGAGGTCAGAAACCCATGTACA ACAGAGCCTCAACTTCAACTTGGAGGATGACCTCAGCAG ATCTGGGGGAGAGGATCAGCAAGtcaaaatgaaatgtttcag GGAGCCTCATCGGCAGATTGAAAAGCGGCGGAGGGACAAAATGAACAACCTCATTGACGAGCTTTCCTCCATGATTCCTGCCTGCCAGCCCATGGCACGAAAACTGGACAAGCTCACTGTGCTACGAAAAGCTGTACAACACCTGAAAGCCCTCAAAG CTGGGGCAAGCGGCGCCTTTGCAGACACCAAGCACAAGCCTTGCATCCTGCCTCATGACGACCTTAGGCACCTTCTGCTTAGG GCTACAGATGGCTTCCTGTTAGTTGTCAGGTGTGACCGGGCGAAAATCCTGTTCATCTCCGAGTCTGTCTCCAAGATCCTTAACTTCAGCAAG TTGGAGCTAACTGGGCAGAGCTTGTTCGATTTCATCCACCCAAAAGATATCCACAAGGTGAAGGAACAGCTTTCATCCTCAGAGATGCTCCCCCAGCAACGCCTCGTCGACGCATCAA CAGGGGATCAGGTCCAGGTGGAACCCCCTGTCAGGCCATCCCACTTGGCCACTGGAGATCGCCGATCCTTCTTCTGCCGTATGAAGCACAGTCGGGTCGCAGGGAAGCACGAAGTCAAGCACTCGCTGCCCAGCGTTTCTAAGAAGAAAG AAACATACAGATACTGTACCCTCCACTGCACCGGTTACATGCGGACTTGGCCGAGCAGCCAGTTGGACCCTGAGGGTGACGACGCAGATAAGGAGACCTCCAGCCTGACCTGCCTAGTGACGGTGTGCCGACTCCACCCACACGTTTCCCACCAGCCCCCAAAAGACGTCAACGTCAAAGCCACCGAGTTCGTAACTCGCTGTGCAATCGACGGCAACTTCACTTTTGTAGATCAACA AGCCACGACAGTTATTGGTTATTTGCCACAGGAAGTTCTTGGCACCTCCTGTTACGAGTACTTCCACCAGGATGACCTGCAGCATCTGGCAGGGAAGCACAGGCAAG TTCTTCGAAGCAAAGAGAAGATTGAGACACAATGCTACaagttcaaaacaaaacatggctcCTATGTAACGCTCCAAAGCAAGTGGTTTAGTTTCACAAATCCATGGACCAAAGAAGTCGAGTTTATCGTCTCTTCGAACAGGGTTATCTC GGGGCCTGGTCACACAAAAGATGAGAGCGAGGCCGTCAGCTCGAAATCGGCTCAGG AAGACGCAAAGCAAATCCCAGAAATTCCCGGCCTCTCCACTGGTGTGGGTACGATGATCTACTCAGGCAGCATAGGGACCCAAATCGCAAACGAGTTAGTTGACACCTACAG GGCAAACTCATCCCCATCAAGTGGAGCTTCAAGTCCTTTTGGCTCTGTCCAGGAAAAATGTCCACAGACCAGCAGGAGT ACTTCCAGCAGAGAGGAGGAAGCAGGCAGCTCTTCACACTCCCAGTCCCAGGCTGATTCCAGTAGAGAAGTAGCTGGAAGCAGCGCAGCGCCTGATGGTCAAg GTGAGCCGCCCCAGCTGGACTTGGATGTCCTGGGGCTCAGCAGTTTCAGCAGTGACGAGGCAGCCATGGCCGTCATCATGAGCTTGCTGGAGACGGATGTGAACATGGGCCAATCGGGGGACTTTGAGGATTTACACTGGCCTTTCTAG
- the LOC124883315 gene encoding aryl hydrocarbon receptor nuclear translocator-like protein 2 isoform X4 has translation MSAGGSDGTADKPADQAAEEEEGPSQTGSAMPSVELPRKRKGELEERSETHVQQSLNFNLEDDLSRSGGEDQQVKMKCFREPHRQIEKRRRDKMNNLIDELSSMIPACQPMARKLDKLTVLRKAVQHLKALKAGASGAFADTKHKPCILPHDDLRHLLLRATDGFLLVVRCDRAKILFISESVSKILNFSKLELTGQSLFDFIHPKDIHKVKEQLSSSEMLPQQRLVDASTGDQVQVEPPVRPSHLATGDRRSFFCRMKHSRVAGKHEVKHSLPSVSKKKETYRYCTLHCTGYMRTWPSSQLDPEGDDADKETSSLTCLVTVCRLHPHVSHQPPKDVNVKATEFVTRCAIDGNFTFVDQQATTVIGYLPQEVLGTSCYEYFHQDDLQHLAGKHRQVLRSKEKIETQCYKFKTKHGSYVTLQSKWFSFTNPWTKEVEFIVSSNRVISGPGHTKDESEAVSSKSAQEDAKQIPEIPGLSTGVGTMIYSGSIGTQIANELVDTYRANSSPSSGASSPFGSVQEKCPQTSRSTSSREEEAGSSSHSQSQADSSREVAGSSAAPDGQDLPVV, from the exons ATCAAgctgcagaggaggaggaggggccAAGCCAAACAGGATCCGCGATGCCATCTGTTGAGCTGCCAAGGAAACGGAAAGGAGAGTTGGAGGAGAGGTCAGAAACCCATGTACA ACAGAGCCTCAACTTCAACTTGGAGGATGACCTCAGCAG ATCTGGGGGAGAGGATCAGCAAGtcaaaatgaaatgtttcag GGAGCCTCATCGGCAGATTGAAAAGCGGCGGAGGGACAAAATGAACAACCTCATTGACGAGCTTTCCTCCATGATTCCTGCCTGCCAGCCCATGGCACGAAAACTGGACAAGCTCACTGTGCTACGAAAAGCTGTACAACACCTGAAAGCCCTCAAAG CTGGGGCAAGCGGCGCCTTTGCAGACACCAAGCACAAGCCTTGCATCCTGCCTCATGACGACCTTAGGCACCTTCTGCTTAGG GCTACAGATGGCTTCCTGTTAGTTGTCAGGTGTGACCGGGCGAAAATCCTGTTCATCTCCGAGTCTGTCTCCAAGATCCTTAACTTCAGCAAG TTGGAGCTAACTGGGCAGAGCTTGTTCGATTTCATCCACCCAAAAGATATCCACAAGGTGAAGGAACAGCTTTCATCCTCAGAGATGCTCCCCCAGCAACGCCTCGTCGACGCATCAA CAGGGGATCAGGTCCAGGTGGAACCCCCTGTCAGGCCATCCCACTTGGCCACTGGAGATCGCCGATCCTTCTTCTGCCGTATGAAGCACAGTCGGGTCGCAGGGAAGCACGAAGTCAAGCACTCGCTGCCCAGCGTTTCTAAGAAGAAAG AAACATACAGATACTGTACCCTCCACTGCACCGGTTACATGCGGACTTGGCCGAGCAGCCAGTTGGACCCTGAGGGTGACGACGCAGATAAGGAGACCTCCAGCCTGACCTGCCTAGTGACGGTGTGCCGACTCCACCCACACGTTTCCCACCAGCCCCCAAAAGACGTCAACGTCAAAGCCACCGAGTTCGTAACTCGCTGTGCAATCGACGGCAACTTCACTTTTGTAGATCAACA AGCCACGACAGTTATTGGTTATTTGCCACAGGAAGTTCTTGGCACCTCCTGTTACGAGTACTTCCACCAGGATGACCTGCAGCATCTGGCAGGGAAGCACAGGCAAG TTCTTCGAAGCAAAGAGAAGATTGAGACACAATGCTACaagttcaaaacaaaacatggctcCTATGTAACGCTCCAAAGCAAGTGGTTTAGTTTCACAAATCCATGGACCAAAGAAGTCGAGTTTATCGTCTCTTCGAACAGGGTTATCTC GGGGCCTGGTCACACAAAAGATGAGAGCGAGGCCGTCAGCTCGAAATCGGCTCAGG AAGACGCAAAGCAAATCCCAGAAATTCCCGGCCTCTCCACTGGTGTGGGTACGATGATCTACTCAGGCAGCATAGGGACCCAAATCGCAAACGAGTTAGTTGACACCTACAG GGCAAACTCATCCCCATCAAGTGGAGCTTCAAGTCCTTTTGGCTCTGTCCAGGAAAAATGTCCACAGACCAGCAGGAGT ACTTCCAGCAGAGAGGAGGAAGCAGGCAGCTCTTCACACTCCCAGTCCCAGGCTGATTCCAGTAGAGAAGTAGCTGGAAGCAGCGCAGCGCCTGATGGTCAAg acttgcctgtagtctaa